The proteins below come from a single Clupea harengus chromosome 21, Ch_v2.0.2, whole genome shotgun sequence genomic window:
- the trak2 gene encoding trafficking kinesin-binding protein 2 isoform X1 yields the protein MYEVKPMSVEKKEAASGTDEAGGRGSSGSGGSGGSLYLYEGQDWVISPACSPDEPSAISPILAEETLRYMTFLALEPTTYSHPGSHSLSKVLSAERVEQMTKTYNDIEMVTQLLAERDRDLELAARIGQSLLQRNHVLQEHKESLEEQLAQALDRVHQLQHELGKKDELLRMVASASEESETDSSSSATPLKHSHPPGGGSVSLSQLELLQGKLQDLEEENLALRSEACHLTKETITYEEKEQQLVSDCVKELRESNSQMVTLTDELSRKNEELMRHQEEIAQLLSQIVELQHRVKELALEKEELRIHLHASKEAQRQLTEELKEMAERNMECVGMLQESQEENKELRSKQMPSAGLRRHTPYGLYPMDSLAAEIEGSMRKELSVEEEVAFEDQKVSQKRVFQTVRAVNETVVRAASMTPPPPIPGSGSVVMTARPFQSGLASEEEEPADPAKAAARLGQPGSPGGSDLVSALHRLSLRRQNFLCERQFFQMERDRKLQELAQEEGGASGFSSPMGSVVSSFSNLSELSFSSSTFKTFLPEKLQIVKPMEGSLTLHHWQQLAQPHLGSILDPHPGVVTKGFRPLAQDAVYRLNDLEEDEEDEEEGEEDLRREGGRERERERVERRRGGRDGGREKTDEKRGGGGGGDGEKEEEEEDEGGITFLVQCSSTPDERERKQVAMETTRAVPPLSLSPRRSSVVMATTVASSSCSVTPTTCDLPVSLEQDKSGGVCAGVPQASQTLSSTAPPSALNPGKCQSSTFSTYTYTTCRIMHPCDVTQVTSSAVCSPCVSEHTHTPSSMRTGPSTPVTPCLLSLGGNAFPPRHLSTAPPRGLAKLLLERGISAQVSTETAAAPAPAPVPGKPASVPFRLLPSTPPNSPSHSPCPSPVPLDPRPAGAHSSSSSSSSSAAAASDNFLASRPAELFLQDVYGVRLGRSPRPDLPSPEPPPSSSSSSSTDPASSLVERLRRLGLAGVLPGAMEAESSKHRRQDSTFLATGGGSLLDGLRRNQSLPAMIGRGPPRGGAVSSSSHPAQPHPTSLALPTPPWGSLKPHPSSRRHASLSQAPPFQSNH from the exons cctttCTTGCTCTAGAGCCCACTACCTACTCTCACCCTGGCTCCCACAGCTTATCCAAAG TCCTCAGTGCTGAGCGGGTGGAGCAGATGACAAAGACCTACAATGACATTGAAATGGTCACACAACTCCTGGCAGAG CGGGACAGGGACCTGGAGCTGGCGGCTCGGATTGGTCAGTCGCTCCTGCAGAGGAACCACGTGCTGCAGGAACACAAGGAGTCGCTGGAGGAGCAGCTGGCACAGGCACTggacagg GTCCATCAGCTGCAGCATGAGCTGGGCAAGAAGGACGAGCTGCTGCGGATGGTGGCGAGCGCGTCGGAGGAGAGCGAGACGGACTCCAGCTCCTCGGCCACGCCGCTCAAACACTCCCATCCACcagggggcggcagcgtcagccTCAGCCAGCTGGAGCTCCTGCAGGGCAAACTGcaggacctggaggaggagaacctGGCCCTGcgctcagag GCGTGTCACCTGACGAAAGAGACCATCACCTACGAAGAAAAGGAACAGCAGCTGGTCAGCGATTGTGTGAAAGAACTgc gcgAGTCCAACAGTCAGATGGTGACCCTGACGGACGAGTTGTCTCGGAAGAACGAGGAACTGATGCGACACCAAGAAGAGATCGCCCAACTCCTCTCCCAGATCGTGGAGCTACAGCACAGGGTCaaagag ctggCCCTAGAGAAGGAGGAGTTGAGGATCCATCTGCACGCGTCTAAAGAGGCCCAAAGACAACTGACTGAAGAG ctgaagGAGATGGCAGAGCGTAACATGGAGTGTGTGGGGATGCTGCAGGAGTCTCAGGAGGAGAATAAGGAGCTGAGGAGCAAACAGATGCCCTCTGCAGGcctgcgcagacacacaccctaCGGCCTCTACCCtatg gactccCTGGCGGCTGAGATTGAGGGCAGCATGAGAAAAGAGCtgagtgtggaggaggaggtggccttCGAGGACCAaaa GGTGTCTCAGAAGCGCGTGTTTCAGACGGTGCGCGCCGTCAACGAGACAGTGGTGCGAGCAGCTTCcatgaccccgcccccccctatCCCCGGGTCCGGGAGCGTGGTGATGACGGCACGCCCCTTCCAGTCTGGCCTCgcctctgaggaggaggagcctgcCGACCCCgccaa GGCGGCGGCTCGTCTGGGTCAGCCCGGCTCCCCCGGTGGAAGTGACCTCGTGTCGGCCCTCCATCGGCTGTCGCTACGGCGACAGAACTTCCTGTGTGAGCGTCAGTTCTTCCAGATGGAGCGCGACCGCAAGCTGCAGGAGCTGGCCCAGGAGGAGGGCGGGGCCAGCGGCTTCAGTTCACCAATGGGAAGCGTGGTGTCCTCCTTCAGCAACCTATCAgagctctccttctcctccagcacCTTCAAGACTTTCCTGCCTGAGAAGTTGCAGATTGTCAAGCCcatggaag GCTCCCTGACGTTGCACCACTGGCAGCAGCTGGCACAGCCCCATCTGGGCAGCATCCTGGACCCGCACCCCGGCGTGGTGACCAAGGGCTTCCGTCCGCTGGCACAGGACGCCGTGTACCGCCTCAACGACCTggaggaagacgaggaagacgaggaggagggggaggaagacctcagaagagagggagggagggagcgagagagagaaagagtggagaggagaaggggagggagagatggtggcAGAGAGAAGACGgacgagaagagaggaggaggaggaggaggggacggggagaaagaggaagaggaggaggatgaaggaggaATCACATTCCTGGTGCAGTGTTCGTCCACGCCggacgagagggagaggaaacagGTCGCCATGGAGACGACTCGAGCCGTCCCGCCTCTATCCCTGTCTCCGCGGCGATCGTCTGTCGTCATGGCAACCACTGTGGCATCCTCCTCGTGCTCTGTGACCCCGACGACCTGCGACCTTCCTGTGTCCTTGGAGCAGGATAagtctggaggtgtgtgtgccgGGGTGCCTCAGGCCAGCCAGACTCTCAGCTCCACAGCGCCACCCTCTG cacTGAATCCAGGGAAGTGCCAGAGCTCCACCTTCTCCACGTACACCTACACCACCTGTAGGATCATGCACCCCTGTgacgtcacccaggtcacatccag tgctgtgtgtagtCCGTGTGTgtcggagcacacacacacccccagctcCATGCGGACCGGCCCCAGCACGCCCGTCACCCCCTGCCTGCTCAGCCTGGGGGGCAACGCCTTCCCTCCGCGCCACCTCTCCACGGCGCCCCCCAGAGGCCTGGCCAAGCTACTGCTGGAGCGCGGCATCTCCGCCCAGGTCTCCACGGAAACCGCCGCCGCCCCCGCCCCGGCACCGGTCCCCGGTAAACCAGCCTCCGTTCCCTTCCGCCTGTTGCCTAGCACCCCTCCAAACTCGCCCTCCCACTCGCCCTGCCCTTCGCCCGTCCCGTTGGACCCTCGGCCCGCGGGCgctcactcctcttcctcctcctcctcttcgtccgccgccgccgcctctgACAACTTCCTGGCGTCGCGTCCGGCGGAGCTCTTTCTGCAGGACGTGTACGGCGTCCGCTTGGGTCGCTCCCCCCGCCCGGACCTCCCCAGCCCcgagccccccccctcctcctcctcctcctcctccacagacCCCGCCTCCAGCCTGGTGGAGCGCCTGCGCAGGCTGGGATTGGCCGGGGTGTTGCCAGGGGCGATGGAGGCGGAGTCGTCCAAGCATCGTCGTCAGGATTCCACCTTCTTGGCCACAGGGGGAGGCAGCCTATTGGACGGCCTGCGGCGCAATCAGAGTCTGCCGGCCATGATTGGTCGAGGACCACCACGGGGGGGGGCGGTGTCGAGCTCCTCCCATCCGGCGCAGCCACACCCCACGTCCCTGGCCCTGCCCACTCCGCCCTGGGGGAGCCTCAagccccacccctcctcccgaAGACACGCCTCCCTCTCACAAGCCCCGCCTTTTCAGAGCAACCACTAA
- the trak2 gene encoding trafficking kinesin-binding protein 2 isoform X2, translating into MYEVKPMSVEKKEAASGTDEAGGRGSSGSGGSGGSLYLYEGQDWVISPACSPDEPSAISPILAEETLRYMILSAERVEQMTKTYNDIEMVTQLLAERDRDLELAARIGQSLLQRNHVLQEHKESLEEQLAQALDRVHQLQHELGKKDELLRMVASASEESETDSSSSATPLKHSHPPGGGSVSLSQLELLQGKLQDLEEENLALRSEACHLTKETITYEEKEQQLVSDCVKELRESNSQMVTLTDELSRKNEELMRHQEEIAQLLSQIVELQHRVKELALEKEELRIHLHASKEAQRQLTEELKEMAERNMECVGMLQESQEENKELRSKQMPSAGLRRHTPYGLYPMDSLAAEIEGSMRKELSVEEEVAFEDQKVSQKRVFQTVRAVNETVVRAASMTPPPPIPGSGSVVMTARPFQSGLASEEEEPADPAKAAARLGQPGSPGGSDLVSALHRLSLRRQNFLCERQFFQMERDRKLQELAQEEGGASGFSSPMGSVVSSFSNLSELSFSSSTFKTFLPEKLQIVKPMEGSLTLHHWQQLAQPHLGSILDPHPGVVTKGFRPLAQDAVYRLNDLEEDEEDEEEGEEDLRREGGRERERERVERRRGGRDGGREKTDEKRGGGGGGDGEKEEEEEDEGGITFLVQCSSTPDERERKQVAMETTRAVPPLSLSPRRSSVVMATTVASSSCSVTPTTCDLPVSLEQDKSGGVCAGVPQASQTLSSTAPPSALNPGKCQSSTFSTYTYTTCRIMHPCDVTQVTSSAVCSPCVSEHTHTPSSMRTGPSTPVTPCLLSLGGNAFPPRHLSTAPPRGLAKLLLERGISAQVSTETAAAPAPAPVPGKPASVPFRLLPSTPPNSPSHSPCPSPVPLDPRPAGAHSSSSSSSSSAAAASDNFLASRPAELFLQDVYGVRLGRSPRPDLPSPEPPPSSSSSSSTDPASSLVERLRRLGLAGVLPGAMEAESSKHRRQDSTFLATGGGSLLDGLRRNQSLPAMIGRGPPRGGAVSSSSHPAQPHPTSLALPTPPWGSLKPHPSSRRHASLSQAPPFQSNH; encoded by the exons TCCTCAGTGCTGAGCGGGTGGAGCAGATGACAAAGACCTACAATGACATTGAAATGGTCACACAACTCCTGGCAGAG CGGGACAGGGACCTGGAGCTGGCGGCTCGGATTGGTCAGTCGCTCCTGCAGAGGAACCACGTGCTGCAGGAACACAAGGAGTCGCTGGAGGAGCAGCTGGCACAGGCACTggacagg GTCCATCAGCTGCAGCATGAGCTGGGCAAGAAGGACGAGCTGCTGCGGATGGTGGCGAGCGCGTCGGAGGAGAGCGAGACGGACTCCAGCTCCTCGGCCACGCCGCTCAAACACTCCCATCCACcagggggcggcagcgtcagccTCAGCCAGCTGGAGCTCCTGCAGGGCAAACTGcaggacctggaggaggagaacctGGCCCTGcgctcagag GCGTGTCACCTGACGAAAGAGACCATCACCTACGAAGAAAAGGAACAGCAGCTGGTCAGCGATTGTGTGAAAGAACTgc gcgAGTCCAACAGTCAGATGGTGACCCTGACGGACGAGTTGTCTCGGAAGAACGAGGAACTGATGCGACACCAAGAAGAGATCGCCCAACTCCTCTCCCAGATCGTGGAGCTACAGCACAGGGTCaaagag ctggCCCTAGAGAAGGAGGAGTTGAGGATCCATCTGCACGCGTCTAAAGAGGCCCAAAGACAACTGACTGAAGAG ctgaagGAGATGGCAGAGCGTAACATGGAGTGTGTGGGGATGCTGCAGGAGTCTCAGGAGGAGAATAAGGAGCTGAGGAGCAAACAGATGCCCTCTGCAGGcctgcgcagacacacaccctaCGGCCTCTACCCtatg gactccCTGGCGGCTGAGATTGAGGGCAGCATGAGAAAAGAGCtgagtgtggaggaggaggtggccttCGAGGACCAaaa GGTGTCTCAGAAGCGCGTGTTTCAGACGGTGCGCGCCGTCAACGAGACAGTGGTGCGAGCAGCTTCcatgaccccgcccccccctatCCCCGGGTCCGGGAGCGTGGTGATGACGGCACGCCCCTTCCAGTCTGGCCTCgcctctgaggaggaggagcctgcCGACCCCgccaa GGCGGCGGCTCGTCTGGGTCAGCCCGGCTCCCCCGGTGGAAGTGACCTCGTGTCGGCCCTCCATCGGCTGTCGCTACGGCGACAGAACTTCCTGTGTGAGCGTCAGTTCTTCCAGATGGAGCGCGACCGCAAGCTGCAGGAGCTGGCCCAGGAGGAGGGCGGGGCCAGCGGCTTCAGTTCACCAATGGGAAGCGTGGTGTCCTCCTTCAGCAACCTATCAgagctctccttctcctccagcacCTTCAAGACTTTCCTGCCTGAGAAGTTGCAGATTGTCAAGCCcatggaag GCTCCCTGACGTTGCACCACTGGCAGCAGCTGGCACAGCCCCATCTGGGCAGCATCCTGGACCCGCACCCCGGCGTGGTGACCAAGGGCTTCCGTCCGCTGGCACAGGACGCCGTGTACCGCCTCAACGACCTggaggaagacgaggaagacgaggaggagggggaggaagacctcagaagagagggagggagggagcgagagagagaaagagtggagaggagaaggggagggagagatggtggcAGAGAGAAGACGgacgagaagagaggaggaggaggaggaggggacggggagaaagaggaagaggaggaggatgaaggaggaATCACATTCCTGGTGCAGTGTTCGTCCACGCCggacgagagggagaggaaacagGTCGCCATGGAGACGACTCGAGCCGTCCCGCCTCTATCCCTGTCTCCGCGGCGATCGTCTGTCGTCATGGCAACCACTGTGGCATCCTCCTCGTGCTCTGTGACCCCGACGACCTGCGACCTTCCTGTGTCCTTGGAGCAGGATAagtctggaggtgtgtgtgccgGGGTGCCTCAGGCCAGCCAGACTCTCAGCTCCACAGCGCCACCCTCTG cacTGAATCCAGGGAAGTGCCAGAGCTCCACCTTCTCCACGTACACCTACACCACCTGTAGGATCATGCACCCCTGTgacgtcacccaggtcacatccag tgctgtgtgtagtCCGTGTGTgtcggagcacacacacacccccagctcCATGCGGACCGGCCCCAGCACGCCCGTCACCCCCTGCCTGCTCAGCCTGGGGGGCAACGCCTTCCCTCCGCGCCACCTCTCCACGGCGCCCCCCAGAGGCCTGGCCAAGCTACTGCTGGAGCGCGGCATCTCCGCCCAGGTCTCCACGGAAACCGCCGCCGCCCCCGCCCCGGCACCGGTCCCCGGTAAACCAGCCTCCGTTCCCTTCCGCCTGTTGCCTAGCACCCCTCCAAACTCGCCCTCCCACTCGCCCTGCCCTTCGCCCGTCCCGTTGGACCCTCGGCCCGCGGGCgctcactcctcttcctcctcctcctcttcgtccgccgccgccgcctctgACAACTTCCTGGCGTCGCGTCCGGCGGAGCTCTTTCTGCAGGACGTGTACGGCGTCCGCTTGGGTCGCTCCCCCCGCCCGGACCTCCCCAGCCCcgagccccccccctcctcctcctcctcctcctccacagacCCCGCCTCCAGCCTGGTGGAGCGCCTGCGCAGGCTGGGATTGGCCGGGGTGTTGCCAGGGGCGATGGAGGCGGAGTCGTCCAAGCATCGTCGTCAGGATTCCACCTTCTTGGCCACAGGGGGAGGCAGCCTATTGGACGGCCTGCGGCGCAATCAGAGTCTGCCGGCCATGATTGGTCGAGGACCACCACGGGGGGGGGCGGTGTCGAGCTCCTCCCATCCGGCGCAGCCACACCCCACGTCCCTGGCCCTGCCCACTCCGCCCTGGGGGAGCCTCAagccccacccctcctcccgaAGACACGCCTCCCTCTCACAAGCCCCGCCTTTTCAGAGCAACCACTAA